Proteins encoded by one window of Candidatus Omnitrophota bacterium:
- a CDS encoding sodium:proton antiporter gives MTVYFLCFMLFGIGIYCILAKANIVKKIIGFGISEYAINLFFILLGYRVKSEAPILVKDGSAVNFVDPLPQALILTSIVIGLGITALMVALAIRLYEKYGTFDISKMRSLKG, from the coding sequence ATGACAGTATATTTTTTATGTTTTATGCTGTTTGGTATTGGTATTTATTGTATTCTGGCTAAAGCTAACATTGTTAAAAAAATTATAGGTTTTGGGATTTCCGAGTATGCTATTAATCTATTTTTTATTCTCTTAGGTTATCGTGTTAAATCAGAAGCCCCTATTTTAGTAAAGGATGGTTCGGCAGTTAATTTTGTGGATCCTCTTCCCCAGGCACTGATACTAACTTCTATTGTTATTGGTTTGGGTATAACCGCTTTAATGGTAGCTTTGGCAATAAGACTTTATGAAAAATATGGCACTTTTGATATTAGTAAAATGCGAAGTTTGAAAGGATAA
- a CDS encoding monovalent cation/H+ antiporter subunit D family protein, with amino-acid sequence MPVFVAVPLLTAFLSVILGKIKEKYVKYLAVLAGMVLFVYALISTLWIKNGPKIYPMGGWEPPFGICLELDALSVLLLIVINFIGLMAIMYSWDYIEKRFNNEGFYYSLFFLLLTGLNGVVLSGDIFNIFVFLEIASIASYALVAFGVEAEELEASFKYLVLGSIASMFILLAIAMIWGSTSTLNMADVARYLSLSENSRIIMFALALFIMGFGLKAGLVPFHTWLPDAHPSAPAPVSAMLSGVVIKTLGIYALVRIAFNIVGITSKISSIFMWLGIISMSIGVILAIGQWDFKRLLAYHSISQIGYVIFGIGLGSPLGIVGGLFHLFNHSLFKSLLFLNAGAVEYATGSRRLEELGGLAHKMLFTSTTSLIASLSIAGIPPFCGFWSKLIIIIAAIEAKNIFGAGVCILVSLITLASFLKVQTYAFLRSAKDKSGVKEVGRSLLFPMGILALSCILVGLFFAPLIKFIIEPAKDVLISGRDYIFWILGK; translated from the coding sequence ATGCCTGTATTTGTCGCTGTTCCTTTGTTAACCGCTTTTTTAAGCGTTATATTAGGGAAGATTAAGGAGAAATATGTAAAATATCTGGCAGTTCTTGCAGGTATGGTTCTCTTTGTTTATGCTCTTATCAGTACTTTATGGATAAAAAATGGACCTAAGATTTATCCTATGGGAGGGTGGGAACCGCCGTTTGGTATATGTCTGGAGTTGGATGCATTGAGTGTATTGTTGCTTATAGTAATTAATTTTATTGGTTTAATGGCAATTATGTATTCATGGGATTATATTGAGAAACGCTTTAACAACGAAGGTTTTTATTACAGTTTGTTCTTTCTCTTGCTTACAGGTTTAAACGGGGTAGTTTTAAGTGGAGATATTTTTAATATTTTTGTATTTTTGGAGATTGCTTCTATAGCAAGTTATGCCTTGGTTGCTTTTGGGGTAGAGGCGGAAGAGTTAGAGGCTTCTTTTAAATATTTAGTATTGGGAAGCATTGCTTCTATGTTTATACTCTTAGCAATCGCTATGATTTGGGGAAGCACTTCCACATTAAACATGGCAGATGTTGCGCGTTATCTTTCTTTGTCCGAAAATTCAAGAATCATAATGTTTGCCTTGGCTCTGTTTATTATGGGTTTTGGTTTAAAAGCAGGATTGGTTCCTTTTCACACTTGGCTTCCCGATGCACACCCGTCTGCACCTGCCCCTGTTTCTGCGATGCTTTCAGGAGTAGTCATCAAGACATTAGGAATTTATGCTTTGGTGAGGATAGCATTTAATATAGTAGGAATTACTTCCAAGATTTCTTCCATATTTATGTGGTTGGGGATAATTTCTATGAGTATAGGAGTAATTTTAGCCATTGGACAGTGGGATTTTAAACGTCTTTTAGCGTATCACTCTATAAGCCAAATAGGATATGTCATTTTTGGGATTGGTTTGGGTAGTCCGTTAGGAATTGTTGGTGGGTTATTCCATCTCTTTAATCACTCCCTTTTTAAGTCTTTGCTTTTCTTGAATGCAGGGGCAGTGGAATATGCAACAGGAAGTCGCAGACTTGAGGAGTTAGGAGGCTTGGCCCATAAAATGCTTTTTACCTCTACTACATCTTTAATTGCCTCTTTATCAATTGCTGGGATTCCGCCTTTTTGTGGTTTTTGGAGTAAGCTCATTATTATTATTGCTGCCATAGAAGCAAAAAATATTTTTGGTGCAGGGGTATGCATCTTGGTTTCATTGATTACTCTGGCGTCTTTCCTTAAGGTACAAACTTATGCATTTTTGCGTTCCGCTAAAGATAAGAGTGGAGTTAAAGAAGTGGGGAGAAGTTTACTTTTTCCAATGGGGATTTTAGCCTTAAGCTGTATTTTGGTAGGCTTATTTTTTGCTCCTCTGATTAAATTTATTATTGAACCGGCGAAAGATGTTTTAATCTCTGGCAGGGATTATATTTTCTGGATTTTGGGGAAGTAG
- a CDS encoding Na+/H+ antiporter subunit E: MRSRLITFFISFIIWIMLSFKFDWQHVLTGLLVAFLVSFLMGDMFTGSPHKWLQPKRYFWFLVYIFIFIKECVKANLDVAFRVLNPRLPINPGIVKVKTKLKTETALTMLSNSITLTPGTLCVDIDDSEGVLYIHWIDVKITDIDKTSQMIVGKFENILGEIFE, encoded by the coding sequence ATGCGTTCAAGATTAATTACCTTTTTTATTTCTTTTATCATCTGGATAATGTTGTCCTTTAAATTTGACTGGCAACATGTTCTTACTGGTCTATTAGTGGCTTTTTTAGTTTCTTTCTTAATGGGAGATATGTTTACGGGTAGCCCCCATAAGTGGCTTCAGCCCAAGAGATATTTTTGGTTTTTAGTCTACATTTTTATTTTCATTAAAGAGTGTGTAAAAGCAAATTTAGATGTTGCTTTTCGGGTCTTAAACCCGCGTTTGCCCATTAATCCTGGCATAGTAAAAGTTAAAACTAAACTAAAAACTGAAACCGCCCTTACCATGCTTTCTAATTCTATTACCCTTACCCCGGGAACGCTTTGCGTGGATATAGATGATAGTGAAGGCGTGCTTTATATACATTGGATAGATGTCAAAATCACGGATATAGATAAGACTTCACAGATGATTGTGGGCAAATTTGAGAATATTCTGGGAGAGATTTTTGAATAG
- a CDS encoding monovalent cation/H+ antiporter complex subunit F, whose translation MAKYIRWFAGILFLSVAIFLIFSYLKDTITIKLTLLLVICFTLSLVRILRGPTPADRAVATDILGIFIIGVCAIMAIYTERDWYIDIAIAWALQSFIGILALAKFLEGKRFDD comes from the coding sequence ATGGCGAAATATATAAGATGGTTTGCGGGAATCTTATTTTTATCAGTAGCAATATTTTTAATATTTTCTTATCTTAAAGATACCATTACTATTAAATTGACGCTACTTTTGGTTATTTGCTTTACGCTCTCTTTGGTGCGGATATTAAGAGGTCCGACCCCTGCAGATCGGGCAGTAGCCACTGATATCTTAGGAATATTTATTATCGGAGTATGTGCGATTATGGCGATATATACAGAGCGAGATTGGTATATTGATATTGCCATTGCTTGGGCTTTACAAAGTTTTATCGGCATTTTAGCGCTGGCGAAATTTTTGGAGGGTAAGAGATTCGATGATTGA
- the mnhG gene encoding monovalent cation/H(+) antiporter subunit G, with protein sequence MIEIIVFVLIIIGIAFDLFGCIGLVRMPDVYNRLQTSTKCVTLGTCSILFAVFVKFGFSAPGIKALLCIIFLLLTAPVSAHALAKGAHKSGVKPWEKSVCDKYEEDSKS encoded by the coding sequence ATGATTGAAATAATTGTTTTTGTACTTATAATTATAGGCATTGCCTTTGATTTATTTGGCTGTATTGGACTGGTAAGAATGCCGGATGTGTACAACCGCCTACAAACATCTACAAAGTGCGTTACACTCGGCACATGCAGTATACTTTTTGCTGTCTTTGTGAAATTTGGTTTTTCTGCTCCGGGTATAAAGGCATTGCTTTGCATCATATTTTTATTACTTACTGCCCCTGTTTCTGCTCATGCACTGGCAAAAGGCGCACATAAATCAGGAGTAAAACCCTGGGAAAAGAGTGTTTGTGATAAATATGAGGAAGATAGTAAGAGTTGA
- a CDS encoding 4Fe-4S dicluster domain-containing protein yields MKLPSLLQPRIIKEAIKALIKGPYTSKFPFKPHTPFERFRGKPEFHHEECVGCGACVQVCPAGALSLEDKGDKRILTVRWDTCIFCGNCQANCLTEKGIILSKEFDLATTGKREELFQSIEKELVRCSFCKEIIAPSDQLIWVAKKLGTMLFSNTSLMLFYLSKEKLAEIKSLPDKELPTLRSDRFHILCPKCRREAVIKS; encoded by the coding sequence ATGAAATTACCAAGTTTATTACAACCAAGAATTATAAAAGAGGCAATTAAGGCCTTAATTAAAGGACCGTATACTTCAAAATTTCCTTTTAAACCGCATACACCTTTTGAGAGATTTAGGGGAAAGCCTGAATTTCATCACGAAGAATGCGTCGGTTGTGGTGCTTGTGTTCAGGTTTGTCCCGCAGGTGCACTTTCTTTAGAGGACAAAGGCGATAAAAGAATTCTTACTGTGCGCTGGGATACCTGTATATTCTGTGGAAATTGTCAGGCGAATTGCCTTACAGAGAAGGGGATTATTCTTTCCAAGGAATTTGATTTAGCCACTACTGGAAAAAGAGAGGAGTTGTTTCAAAGTATAGAGAAAGAGCTCGTTCGTTGTAGTTTTTGCAAAGAGATTATTGCTCCTTCTGACCAGCTTATATGGGTAGCCAAAAAACTGGGAACCATGTTATTTTCCAACACTTCGCTTATGCTTTTTTATCTTTCTAAAGAAAAATTAGCGGAAATTAAGAGCTTACCTGATAAAGAACTGCCCACCTTAAGAAGCGACCGTTTTCACATTCTCTGTCCTAAGTGCCGTCGAGAAGCTGTAATTAAATCATAA
- a CDS encoding hydrogenase 3 maturation endopeptidase HyCI: MSTDILNKLEGILRGKVIILGIGNPIRGDDAIGSVLAERLVGKISVRVYNGGSSPENLLGKIVQENPDTVLIVDAVDFGGAFGDLDIFNSENIKTANLFSTHNLSPRLIFDFLKEYTQAKTYLLAIQPKSIDLGDKMSLEIEDRLNLLTDWFIEQYPVLK, encoded by the coding sequence ATGAGCACGGATATATTAAATAAATTGGAAGGTATTTTGAGAGGCAAAGTAATTATTTTAGGTATAGGAAACCCTATCCGCGGAGACGATGCCATTGGTTCTGTTCTTGCAGAAAGACTTGTAGGGAAAATCAGTGTGCGTGTCTACAATGGAGGTTCTAGTCCCGAGAACCTCTTGGGAAAAATTGTTCAGGAAAATCCCGATACAGTTCTTATAGTAGATGCCGTTGATTTTGGAGGTGCTTTTGGAGATTTGGATATATTTAATTCAGAAAATATAAAAACCGCTAATCTTTTCTCTACTCATAATCTCTCACCCCGTTTGATTTTCGATTTCTTAAAAGAATATACTCAGGCCAAAACATATCTCTTAGCCATACAACCCAAGTCCATCGATCTCGGTGACAAAATGAGTTTAGAAATAGAAGATAGATTGAACTTGTTAACAGATTGGTTTATTGAACAATATCCTGTATTAAAATAA
- a CDS encoding HypC/HybG/HupF family hydrogenase formation chaperone: MCYAIPGKVVGIVDNLVTVDYFGEIKHAKNDFLSLKIGDYIYAQGGFAIQRVSEVEALSILDAWKELFFKLQEIDSQTSTRPQNLYQRANSLRQKYAGNSCCVHGIIEFSNFCRNDCLYCGLRKSNDRIKRYRMTIEEVVETADYAVNRLGFKALVFQSGEDFWYDTQKICEMIKKIREKCACLIILSLGEREEELYKEAYRMGARGVLLRFETSNPLLYERFRPGYILEKRIALIKELITFGYILMTGFLIGLPEEKAEDVAKNIDLTTELKPEMFSFGPFIPHPDTPLGNWTKPSLKSVLEIIAQARIKNPSARILVTTALETLDKTDGLRLGLLSGANSLMINVTPEQYRAFYEIYPDRAGLEQSLEDRIASVIKLLHSLGRAPTDLGL, from the coding sequence ATGTGTTACGCTATACCAGGAAAAGTCGTGGGCATTGTAGATAACTTAGTCACCGTAGATTATTTTGGAGAAATAAAACATGCCAAGAATGATTTTCTTTCTTTAAAGATTGGCGATTATATTTATGCGCAAGGGGGATTTGCTATCCAGAGAGTTTCCGAAGTTGAAGCCTTATCTATATTAGATGCTTGGAAAGAACTATTTTTTAAACTCCAGGAAATAGATTCTCAAACAAGCACAAGACCGCAGAACTTATATCAAAGAGCCAATTCTCTCCGTCAGAAATATGCGGGTAATTCCTGTTGTGTTCATGGAATTATTGAGTTTTCCAATTTCTGTCGTAACGATTGTTTATACTGCGGTCTGCGAAAGAGCAATGATAGAATCAAACGTTATCGGATGACGATAGAGGAGGTAGTCGAGACTGCCGATTATGCAGTAAATAGGTTAGGTTTTAAGGCGCTGGTTTTTCAATCAGGAGAAGACTTTTGGTACGATACACAAAAAATATGCGAGATGATTAAGAAAATTCGTGAAAAATGCGCTTGTTTAATTATCTTAAGTTTAGGAGAAAGAGAAGAGGAGCTTTACAAAGAAGCCTATAGAATGGGAGCTAGGGGTGTGCTTTTGCGTTTTGAAACAAGCAATCCTTTACTCTACGAAAGATTTAGACCGGGTTATATCTTGGAGAAACGTATAGCATTAATCAAAGAACTTATTACTTTTGGGTATATTCTTATGACGGGATTTCTAATCGGTTTACCAGAGGAGAAGGCGGAAGATGTAGCAAAAAACATTGATTTAACCACTGAATTGAAACCAGAGATGTTTTCTTTTGGTCCTTTTATTCCTCATCCGGATACTCCTCTTGGGAATTGGACTAAACCTTCCCTAAAATCGGTTTTGGAAATTATTGCCCAAGCGAGAATAAAAAATCCCTCTGCAAGAATTTTGGTTACCACTGCTTTAGAGACTTTAGATAAGACAGATGGTTTGCGTTTAGGCCTACTTTCAGGAGCCAATTCTTTAATGATTAATGTAACTCCTGAACAATATAGGGCATTTTATGAAATTTATCCAGATAGAGCAGGATTGGAACAAAGTTTAGAGGATCGGATTGCTTCAGTTATTAAATTACTTCATTCATTAGGAAGAGCCCCTACAGACTTGGGCTTATAA
- a CDS encoding fumarate hydratase: protein MKKIDIGEIKDTICQLALEANFVLRRDIYRALNKAYLNEDSERARGLLKILIENAKIAKKEKFPICQDTGMVVVFLKIGEEIEICGGDLIKAINEGVRKAYKKGYLRKSICEPLSRLNTHDNTPAVVYVDMVKGDNLEIKLCIKGFGAENKSQIKMFEPTAKLKEIKGFIIKVVKEAGPDACPPFVVGVGMGGTFEKAAILAKEATLLEIRNPRPFRASLTQQRWVAKSETRNEIKKLEEELYAEINKLDIGPMGLGGKTTCLGVNILTFPTHIAGLPVAVNISCHATRSATKTL from the coding sequence ATGAAAAAAATAGATATAGGAGAAATTAAAGATACTATTTGTCAACTTGCTTTGGAAGCAAATTTTGTTTTACGAAGAGATATCTATAGAGCTTTAAATAAAGCTTATTTAAATGAGGATAGTGAGAGAGCCCGTGGTTTGCTTAAGATTTTGATAGAAAATGCTAAAATAGCAAAGAAAGAAAAATTTCCTATTTGCCAGGATACAGGGATGGTGGTTGTTTTTCTAAAGATAGGAGAGGAAATAGAGATATGTGGAGGAGATTTAATCAAGGCAATAAATGAGGGGGTAAGGAAAGCTTATAAGAAAGGTTATTTGAGGAAGTCTATTTGCGAACCTTTATCCCGATTAAACACCCATGATAACACGCCCGCAGTTGTTTATGTGGATATGGTCAAAGGAGATAATTTAGAGATTAAGCTTTGCATAAAAGGTTTTGGAGCAGAGAATAAATCACAAATCAAAATGTTTGAACCTACCGCAAAATTGAAAGAAATTAAGGGGTTTATAATTAAAGTTGTAAAAGAAGCCGGACCCGATGCTTGTCCACCTTTTGTGGTGGGCGTGGGAATGGGGGGAACGTTTGAAAAAGCAGCAATTCTCGCAAAAGAAGCAACCCTTTTAGAAATTCGAAATCCCCGCCCCTTTAGAGCGAGTCTTACCCAACAAAGATGGGTGGCGAAATCCGAAACCAGGAATGAAATAAAGAAATTAGAAGAAGAATTATATGCAGAGATAAATAAATTAGATATCGGACCGATGGGTTTAGGGGGAAAGACTACTTGTTTAGGCGTAAATATTTTAACTTTCCCGACGCATATTGCTGGGCTTCCGGTGGCAGTAAATATTAGTTGTCACGCCACGCGTTCGGCAACTAAAACCCTATAA
- a CDS encoding FumA C-terminus/TtdB family hydratase beta subunit, translating to MMKRITLPLDEKEIRKLKVGEDVLLTGVVYTARDQAHQKLCDLIIRRKKPPFDLKDQVIYYCGPTPEYPGKIIGSCGPTTSSRMDKFTITLLRNGLKGMIGKGKRSEEVISAIKKYKAIYFLAPSGAGAYLSKFVKKKTLVVWAELGTEAVFRLEVKDFPVIVGIDTQGRDIYAKSK from the coding sequence ATTATGAAAAGAATAACTCTACCCTTAGATGAGAAAGAAATCAGGAAATTAAAAGTAGGGGAGGACGTTTTATTAACGGGAGTAGTTTATACCGCAAGAGACCAGGCACATCAGAAACTCTGTGATTTAATTATAAGAAGAAAGAAGCCACCTTTTGATTTAAAGGATCAGGTAATTTATTACTGTGGACCTACCCCTGAGTATCCCGGGAAAATAATTGGTTCCTGCGGACCTACTACCAGTTCAAGAATGGATAAATTCACAATCACCCTTTTAAGAAACGGCTTAAAAGGAATGATTGGAAAAGGGAAGCGCTCTGAAGAAGTTATTTCCGCAATTAAAAAATATAAGGCGATATATTTTCTTGCCCCTTCTGGAGCAGGCGCGTATTTGTCAAAATTTGTAAAGAAAAAAACATTGGTTGTCTGGGCGGAGTTAGGAACAGAGGCAGTTTTCAGGTTAGAGGTGAAAGATTTTCCTGTGATTGTGGGAATAGATACGCAGGGGAGGGATATCTATGCTAAGAGCAAATAA
- the rph gene encoding ribonuclease PH gives MLRANNRGLDNLRKVTIGRNYIKPAEGSCLIELGETRVICTASLEDKVPPFLKGTGSGWITAEYGMIPRACTTRTPRENSRSGPSGRTQEIQRLIGRCLRTVVDLKQLGEKTIWIDCDVIQADGGTRTASITGGFIALADCLLKMRKDGLLSNLPIKDYVAAISVGIVEGNLLLDLTYDEDSRAEVDMNVAMVGGGNFIEIQGTAEREPFTFEQMKNFLDLAKKGIMELITLEKELLRLEI, from the coding sequence ATGCTAAGAGCAAATAATCGAGGGTTAGATAATCTTAGGAAAGTTACAATTGGCCGTAATTATATTAAGCCCGCAGAAGGTTCTTGTCTCATTGAGCTGGGAGAAACAAGAGTAATCTGCACTGCTTCTTTAGAAGATAAGGTTCCGCCATTCTTGAAAGGGACAGGTTCTGGCTGGATTACTGCTGAATACGGAATGATTCCTCGTGCCTGTACCACCCGGACGCCGAGAGAAAACTCACGTTCAGGTCCCAGCGGAAGGACACAGGAGATTCAACGTCTTATCGGTAGATGTTTGCGCACTGTTGTAGATTTAAAACAATTGGGAGAAAAGACCATTTGGATAGACTGCGACGTGATACAGGCAGACGGAGGGACACGCACCGCTTCTATTACGGGAGGTTTTATTGCCTTAGCAGACTGTTTGCTCAAGATGCGCAAAGATGGCCTGTTATCCAATTTACCTATTAAGGACTACGTGGCTGCGATAAGCGTGGGAATTGTAGAAGGAAATCTCTTGCTTGATTTGACCTATGATGAAGATTCTCGCGCAGAAGTTGATATGAATGTGGCGATGGTTGGTGGGGGGAACTTTATTGAAATTCAGGGAACTGCTGAAAGAGAACCTTTTACATTTGAACAGATGAAAAATTTCCTCGATTTAGCAAAGAAGGGGATTATGGAATTAATTACTTTAGAAAAGGAGTTATTGAGGTTGGAAATATGA
- a CDS encoding non-canonical purine NTP pyrophosphatase (hydrolyzes non-standard nucleotides such as xanthine and inosine) yields the protein MRRKLVVATRNPDKKKELEKLLADLSVEILNLADFPNIPEIKEKGSTFEENAISKAVFCAKRTKHISIADDSGLAVDFLKGRPGVYSARFAGRKATYEDNNKKLLRLLKDVPLNKRKAKFICCLALADSSGLIKVVKGTCA from the coding sequence ATGAGACGCAAATTGGTAGTTGCCACGCGTAATCCTGATAAGAAGAAAGAATTAGAAAAACTGCTTGCGGACCTCTCTGTAGAAATACTAAACCTTGCCGATTTTCCTAACATTCCCGAGATAAAAGAGAAAGGTTCCACTTTTGAGGAAAATGCTATTTCTAAGGCGGTTTTTTGTGCGAAGAGAACTAAGCATATCAGCATAGCCGATGATTCTGGTTTAGCGGTCGATTTCTTAAAAGGAAGACCCGGAGTTTATTCTGCACGGTTTGCCGGCAGAAAAGCCACTTATGAAGATAATAACAAAAAACTTTTGCGTCTTTTAAAAGACGTGCCTTTAAATAAACGAAAGGCAAAGTTTATCTGCTGTCTTGCTCTTGCGGATAGTAGCGGTTTAATAAAAGTCGTTAAAGGAACCTGTGCGG
- a CDS encoding non-canonical purine NTP pyrophosphatase, which translates to GSVAKEIRGDYGFGYDPLFIPNGYNKTFAELGEEIKNRISHRSRALKKMKKFIAEYFEKCCL; encoded by the coding sequence GGAAGCGTCGCAAAAGAAATAAGGGGAGATTACGGATTTGGTTATGACCCTCTTTTTATCCCTAACGGATACAACAAAACTTTTGCGGAATTGGGAGAGGAGATAAAGAACAGAATTAGCCACCGCAGTCGTGCTTTGAAGAAGATGAAAAAGTTTATTGCAGAATATTTTGAAAAATGTTGCCTATAG
- a CDS encoding AsmA family protein: MKKILFIIVAIIIVFVGIGIILAHIAINNFIIPQKIEPLLSNAIQGWTGEKPAIEKIYSSFLRGITIENFTIYTPFAKLPLKFSQLNLKIAYLPLFLRKEFVYNITTSPMEKIGVSFETSGNYSLRDKKLTSKLYIYDLPLSIAKYLFPHLPVEIMEGNAETEISLEMSPAGDLSIEANIPVEKVNLKAFNHSITGSFAVSLNTKKSKSKWEIVKATFNPGNMIISSPQLKDNIVISQGETIFKEETFNLNNLRISFNNRPYKLSGKITNLSTKPRLEFRLEDNKLSLEGNGEYINKEINIEKVLLTLPHSKLNLKGKVQNLKTGQVELYLEGIMDTADLEAFPLRQNIQPKKLNLTSLLEIDAHVSGELKRLNLLNSLIKVKAKNLTMDKFIFEDFSLRVRTERGILNTELKSNGYGGSFVIDIKDLSLKENLPFVANLIIDEVDLKKLNEISLKLGKDLAGIMHGEFTCRGEAKKLKELNGEGWFEIIDGLLWELPVFSKLSKIIEIPGIEKNVFREAHANFVVKNQAITTKDLELISKRLTLKTEGSIYLNGNLDLKLRMELPQEEKETSGVLDKFQDILLKGAGSLIKEVYIKGTIKNPEYKILPAIGNIFQNILQ; encoded by the coding sequence ATGAAAAAAATTCTGTTTATTATCGTAGCAATTATTATTGTTTTTGTGGGCATCGGTATAATTTTAGCTCACATCGCCATAAATAATTTCATCATTCCCCAAAAAATAGAACCTCTCTTAAGTAATGCTATTCAAGGATGGACAGGTGAAAAACCAGCGATAGAAAAGATTTATTCTTCTTTCCTAAGAGGCATTACCATAGAAAACTTTACCATTTATACTCCCTTTGCAAAATTGCCTCTAAAATTTTCCCAGCTTAATCTAAAAATTGCTTATCTACCATTGTTTTTAAGAAAAGAATTTGTCTATAACATTACCACCTCTCCTATGGAAAAAATTGGGGTGAGTTTTGAGACATCGGGAAATTATTCACTAAGGGATAAAAAATTAACTTCAAAACTATACATCTATGACCTGCCTCTTTCCATTGCCAAGTATCTCTTTCCTCATCTGCCTGTAGAAATCATGGAAGGCAATGCTGAAACAGAGATAAGCCTTGAGATGTCCCCTGCAGGAGACTTAAGCATAGAGGCAAATATCCCTGTAGAGAAAGTTAACCTCAAAGCATTTAACCATTCCATAACTGGTTCCTTTGCGGTTTCGTTAAATACCAAAAAGTCAAAATCCAAATGGGAAATAGTAAAAGCAACATTTAATCCGGGAAATATGATTATTTCTTCTCCTCAACTAAAAGATAATATTGTTATTTCACAAGGAGAAACAATATTCAAAGAAGAAACATTTAATTTAAATAACTTAAGAATATCTTTCAACAATAGACCTTATAAACTTTCAGGAAAAATAACTAATTTATCCACAAAACCGCGCCTTGAATTTAGATTAGAAGATAATAAACTTTCCTTAGAGGGCAATGGAGAATATATAAATAAAGAAATAAATATTGAAAAAGTATTACTGACTCTTCCCCATTCAAAACTAAACCTAAAGGGGAAGGTTCAAAATCTTAAAACAGGGCAAGTTGAATTATATTTAGAGGGCATTATGGATACCGCTGATCTGGAAGCCTTTCCTTTAAGACAAAATATCCAGCCAAAAAAACTAAATCTAACCTCTCTTTTAGAAATTGATGCACATGTTTCTGGAGAATTAAAAAGGTTAAACCTGCTTAATTCTCTTATAAAAGTTAAGGCTAAAAATCTCACGATGGATAAATTTATATTTGAAGATTTTAGTCTGCGTGTAAGAACTGAGAGGGGAATACTGAATACGGAATTAAAAAGCAATGGTTATGGAGGTTCTTTCGTAATCGATATCAAAGACCTTTCTCTTAAAGAAAATCTTCCTTTTGTAGCCAATCTGATTATTGATGAAGTAGATTTAAAAAAACTGAATGAAATCTCTTTGAAATTAGGGAAGGATCTGGCCGGTATCATGCATGGAGAGTTTACTTGTCGAGGAGAAGCAAAGAAATTAAAAGAGTTAAATGGAGAAGGATGGTTTGAAATAATCGATGGCTTACTCTGGGAATTACCTGTTTTCAGTAAATTGAGCAAGATAATAGAGATTCCCGGCATAGAGAAGAATGTCTTTAGAGAGGCACATGCAAATTTTGTAGTCAAGAACCAAGCAATAACCACTAAAGATTTAGAGTTAATCAGTAAGCGCCTAACCCTTAAAACCGAAGGGAGTATCTATCTAAATGGCAACTTAGACCTCAAATTAAGGATGGAATTACCACAGGAAGAAAAGGAAACAAGTGGCGTTCTGGATAAATTTCAGGATATATTATTAAAAGGAGCAGGAAGCCTAATAAAAGAAGTTTATATAAAAGGAACAATCAAAAATCCAGAGTATAAAATCCTGCCTGCTATAGGCAACATTTTTCAAAATATTCTGCAATAA